A single region of the Candidatus Eremiobacteraceae bacterium genome encodes:
- the aroQ gene encoding type II 3-dehydroquinate dehydratase: MKGRRSNRSIAVIHGPNLNLLGTREPAVYGTMTLRDVDAAIKKLCKKLGCAVTTEQHNGEGDMIDAVQKAAARGSAIVINPGALAHYSYALRDALAAAAVPKVETHLTNIQAREPFRRRSVTAAAVDGTVGGLGVDSYLLAIRAVAARLDSRS; the protein is encoded by the coding sequence GTGAAAGGCAGACGAAGCAACCGCTCGATCGCGGTCATTCATGGGCCGAATCTCAACTTGCTCGGTACGCGCGAGCCTGCCGTTTATGGAACGATGACGCTCCGCGATGTCGACGCGGCGATCAAGAAGCTCTGCAAGAAGCTCGGATGCGCGGTGACGACCGAGCAGCACAACGGTGAAGGCGACATGATCGATGCGGTCCAAAAAGCTGCCGCGCGCGGCAGTGCGATCGTCATCAACCCCGGCGCGCTCGCGCACTACTCGTATGCTTTGCGCGATGCGCTTGCCGCAGCCGCAGTGCCGAAGGTCGAAACGCATTTGACGAACATCCAAGCACGAGAGCCGTTCCGCAGGCGCAGCGTGACCGCGGCAGCGGTCGACGGAACCGTCGGCGGGCTCGGCGTCGACTCCTATCTGCTCGCGATTCGCGCGGTAGCGGCCCGTCTCGACTCGCGAAGCTGA
- the gatB gene encoding Asp-tRNA(Asn)/Glu-tRNA(Gln) amidotransferase subunit GatB, protein MSAEMETVIGLEVHVELSTKSKMFCGCLNEFGAEPNTHVCPVCLGMPGTLPVINKRAVEYLCKSGFALECTVAPFSKFDRKNYFYPDMPKNYQISQYDMPLTTGGRVVLPSGKAIRLNRIHLEEDTGKNVHAGGHMTTSEATLIDYNRAGVPLMEIVSEPEIGSPDEAEQYLMALRDVMLYIGVSDVKMHEGSLRCDANVSIRPVGAKELGTKTEIKNMNSFKSVVAALEHEISRQRACAASGERIVQETRGWDEVRGLTYSMRSKEQAHDYRYFPDPDLPPLSLDEATLKRWRSELPELPAQRRERFMTQYGLPQYDAGVLTQSRFDADYFEAVASASGDSKQASNWLMGDVRKSLEGHGLTLSTSKMTPAALGQLISMVKSGAITGKAAKEVCDVLVADGGDPKAIVEQRGLAQVSDESAIAAIVDKVIAAQAESVAAYKGGKAKALDYIVGQVMRESRGRANVDVVKRLLTERLG, encoded by the coding sequence ATGAGCGCCGAGATGGAGACGGTTATCGGACTCGAGGTCCACGTCGAGCTCAGCACCAAGAGCAAGATGTTCTGCGGCTGCCTCAACGAGTTCGGCGCAGAGCCGAACACGCACGTCTGCCCCGTCTGCCTCGGCATGCCCGGCACGCTGCCCGTGATCAACAAACGCGCGGTCGAGTACTTGTGCAAGTCGGGCTTCGCGCTCGAGTGCACGGTCGCACCGTTTTCGAAGTTCGACCGGAAGAACTATTTCTATCCGGACATGCCGAAGAACTATCAGATCTCGCAGTACGACATGCCGCTGACGACCGGCGGTCGCGTCGTGCTGCCCTCGGGCAAGGCGATCCGCCTGAACCGCATCCATCTCGAAGAAGACACGGGAAAAAACGTCCACGCCGGCGGTCACATGACGACCTCGGAAGCGACGCTCATCGACTACAACCGTGCCGGCGTGCCTTTGATGGAGATCGTGAGCGAGCCTGAGATCGGTTCGCCCGATGAAGCCGAGCAGTACCTCATGGCGCTGCGCGACGTCATGCTCTACATCGGCGTGTCCGACGTCAAGATGCACGAAGGCTCGCTGCGCTGCGACGCCAACGTCTCGATCCGTCCTGTCGGCGCCAAAGAGCTCGGCACGAAAACCGAGATCAAGAACATGAACTCGTTCAAGTCGGTCGTCGCGGCGCTCGAGCACGAGATCTCGCGGCAACGCGCGTGCGCCGCGTCGGGCGAGCGGATCGTGCAAGAGACTCGCGGTTGGGATGAGGTGCGAGGTCTTACCTATTCGATGCGCTCGAAAGAGCAGGCGCACGACTACCGCTATTTCCCGGACCCCGACCTGCCGCCGCTCTCCCTCGACGAAGCGACGCTCAAGCGCTGGCGTTCCGAACTGCCCGAGCTGCCTGCGCAACGCCGCGAACGGTTCATGACTCAGTACGGTCTGCCTCAGTACGACGCCGGCGTGCTGACGCAATCGCGTTTCGACGCCGACTACTTCGAAGCGGTGGCGTCGGCGTCAGGCGATTCCAAGCAAGCATCGAATTGGCTCATGGGCGACGTCCGCAAGTCGCTCGAAGGGCACGGCCTCACGTTGTCGACGTCGAAGATGACGCCCGCGGCCCTCGGTCAGCTCATCTCGATGGTGAAGAGCGGTGCGATCACCGGCAAGGCTGCCAAAGAGGTCTGCGACGTTCTCGTGGCGGACGGCGGCGATCCGAAGGCGATCGTCGAGCAGCGCGGTCTCGCGCAGGTGAGCGATGAGTCGGCGATCGCGGCGATCGTCGACAAGGTGATCGCGGCTCAAGCCGAGTCGGTCGCAGCGTACAAGGGCGGCAAGGCGAAGGCGCTCGATTACATCGTCGGGCAGGTCATGCGCGAGAGCCGCGGCCGGGCGAACGTCGACGTCGTCAAGCGGCTTCTCACGGAGCGATTGGGGTGA
- a CDS encoding HU family DNA-binding protein — protein MTKAELIEAVAEKTELTRRDVGDVVDTLLEVVKSALQQDKKVQLIPFGSFEVRERQTREGRNPKTGERLTIPARRVPAFHAGKDLRDAVNKPKKK, from the coding sequence ATGACGAAAGCAGAGCTGATCGAAGCCGTTGCCGAGAAGACCGAGCTGACGAGACGCGATGTTGGCGACGTCGTCGATACTCTGTTGGAGGTCGTCAAGTCCGCCCTGCAGCAGGACAAGAAAGTGCAGCTCATCCCGTTCGGCAGCTTCGAAGTGCGCGAGCGTCAGACGCGCGAAGGCCGCAATCCGAAGACGGGCGAGCGGCTGACGATTCCAGCACGCCGCGTGCCGGCATTCCACGCGGGCAAAGATCTCCGCGACGCGGTCAACAAACCGAAGAAGAAGTAA
- a CDS encoding rhomboid family intramembrane serine protease: MIPLGDASRRLTSAPVVTILLIAINVVVFLVELAAGDKFVAQWSVTPADIWAGHDLITIVTAMFLHASWSHILGNMVFLYAFGPEIEDAMGSVRYLVFYLVGGAIAMLTQVAVDPHSTVPNLGASGAIAAVMGAFIVTYPRDNIRTLLFFWFFIRITFISAWVLIGLWFLIQLFDVGVVASSQTGGVAYMAHVGGFIFGVVFGRLFDNSARLASQTLNTDDS; encoded by the coding sequence ATGATACCGCTCGGTGACGCCTCGCGACGTCTGACGTCCGCGCCGGTCGTCACGATCCTGCTCATCGCGATCAACGTGGTCGTATTTCTCGTCGAACTCGCTGCCGGCGATAAGTTCGTCGCGCAGTGGTCGGTCACGCCCGCCGATATATGGGCGGGGCACGACCTCATCACGATCGTGACCGCGATGTTCCTCCACGCGAGCTGGTCGCACATCCTCGGGAACATGGTGTTCCTCTACGCCTTCGGCCCCGAGATCGAAGACGCAATGGGGTCGGTTCGGTACCTCGTGTTCTATCTCGTCGGCGGAGCGATCGCGATGCTCACCCAAGTCGCGGTCGACCCCCACTCGACCGTGCCGAACCTCGGCGCGAGCGGCGCCATCGCCGCTGTCATGGGCGCGTTCATCGTCACCTATCCGCGCGACAACATTCGGACGCTGCTCTTTTTCTGGTTCTTCATCCGCATCACGTTCATATCGGCGTGGGTGCTCATCGGCCTGTGGTTTCTCATACAGCTTTTCGACGTCGGTGTGGTCGCAAGCTCGCAAACCGGAGGCGTCGCATATATGGCGCACGTCGGGGGCTTCATCTTCGGCGTCGTCTTCGGACGATTGTTCGACAACAGCGCGCGGCTTGCGAGCCAGACGCTCAATACCGACGACTCATAG
- the hslO gene encoding Hsp33 family molecular chaperone HslO: MSEDYAVSALAAGDTVRIIAARTTQLVREAQARHNCSPTVTAALGRLLTGAALMGHALNGNERITLQISGDGPVRGLVADVAAGGRVRGFPLRPTAERPLNSRGKFDVAGLVGRGSLHVTRNFDTGQPYTSAVPLATGEIGEDLAKFFASSEQIPTVVAVGVLANPAGVLAAGGVIAQLLPGADTSTIDVLERGARSMPQVSALVRDGLSPEDLVRKLADGLEPRIAGTHPIEFACRCNAERVAKAIVGLGHDALVEMASSSEDTEARCDFCGQRYYFSPDAIKEILESAS; the protein is encoded by the coding sequence ATGTCCGAAGACTACGCGGTATCCGCGCTCGCAGCGGGTGATACCGTGCGCATCATCGCGGCGCGGACGACGCAGCTCGTGCGAGAGGCGCAGGCGCGCCACAATTGCTCTCCGACCGTCACGGCTGCGCTCGGACGATTGCTCACGGGGGCAGCCCTCATGGGCCATGCGCTCAACGGCAACGAGCGCATCACGCTGCAGATCTCGGGCGACGGCCCCGTACGCGGTCTCGTCGCCGACGTCGCTGCCGGCGGCCGCGTTCGCGGCTTTCCGCTACGCCCGACGGCCGAACGCCCGCTGAACTCGCGCGGCAAATTCGACGTCGCCGGCCTCGTCGGCCGCGGATCGCTTCACGTCACTCGAAACTTCGATACCGGGCAACCGTACACGAGCGCCGTGCCGCTCGCGACGGGCGAGATCGGCGAGGACCTCGCAAAATTCTTCGCCTCATCGGAACAGATCCCGACCGTCGTCGCGGTCGGCGTCCTCGCGAACCCGGCCGGCGTGCTCGCCGCCGGCGGGGTCATCGCGCAATTGCTGCCGGGCGCCGATACCTCGACGATCGATGTGCTCGAGCGCGGCGCTCGTTCCATGCCGCAAGTGAGCGCGCTTGTAAGAGATGGTCTGTCGCCCGAAGATCTCGTCCGTAAGCTCGCGGATGGGCTCGAGCCGCGAATCGCCGGCACGCATCCGATCGAGTTCGCATGTCGCTGCAACGCCGAGCGCGTCGCCAAGGCGATCGTCGGCCTCGGACACGATGCGCTCGTCGAAATGGCGTCGTCATCGGAAGACACTGAGGCGCGGTGCGACTTCTGCGGTCAGCGCTACTACTTCTCACCGGACGCGATCAAAGAGATCCTAGAGTCGGCGTCATGA
- a CDS encoding GH92 family glycosyl hydrolase: MIAFAMTLALIAAPAPISAAPAVVADPAAFVDPLIGTSGNGYDGAIDTFPGADAPFGMVQWSPDTPSQPAGGGYNYSDSAITGFSLTHLSGPGCNVFGDAGILPMIGPVTAPAAATQAFSHASEIASPGYYEIRVGMPSVRVQLTATSRTGLGRFTFPPSPQADILVNASSNQNGVSTSDVRVSSSTEIVGSASSGWFCGMPGTYTVYFVLDFDRPFAAHGTWLAKTINTGADEANGIGSGAWVSFDTTVNPTVNVRAALSWVSVDGARANLRAEAHSWDVDAVRASTHRAWDSELGRVLVGGGTDLQRRVFYTALYHAMLHPNIYSDSDGHYRGFDGRVHFVDRGHVEYATFSGWDIYRTEVPLLAMLEPVRTSDMMRSLVHAAAQSGWLPKWSLVNAETAVMGGDPSDPIIAGAYAFGARDFDARAALSAMVKGATRSGGPLGQGWYVERPGLDEYLSRGYVVNDHTTNVAPLANGASLTLEYSLDDYSISQLARSLGDSQTASVMAARSENWTNLFDGWSGLITPRDRDGAFERAPLTENGQSGFQEGTAAQYTWMVPQGYSALIDGLGGRERAVAALDAFFTQIDAGQAEPYAWMGNEPSIGSPWAYLAAGAPWKAQSVIRDVMTQLWGDTPDGIPGNDDLGTMSAWYVWCALGLYPQDIAAPVLDLGTPLFPYARVRVPHGAAIDVIAPGASADAAYVRSVRFDGAPWTRSWVMFDASKPLRLLVAASATPNRYWASALSDAPPSYAAGSPKFPAFTASSLMQPAPAELLLMAGTSASFRFAVDNASTTPDTIAWTAQALDPLTISPLSGHLDAAAAAASSVNATVSVAPRTPSGLYDFSISGVSASGAALAHVTGVVRVIGPGDRAPALAYVSNFFDNEIAPFDPRTHAVGQPIVVGELPREVAISPDGRRVYASDNGANQVSVIDTASQSVIATVPVGRSPWGVRVSPDSSTVWVANGADNTIVPIDATTYVVGKAIAVGQNPEDIAISPDGSILWVVDVNSGDVTPVDTRTETPLAPIIVGAHPRGIAISPDGRRLFISDFAGNDVTPIDTATRKPGPPIPVGVAPRGLVVSPDNRTLYVADFGSNEVSRIDLTTMTALAPIPAGLDPVAVGLDASGSTLFVVDQDDNDCLPIDLATLRAGAPIPLGDRPMSFAR, encoded by the coding sequence ATGATCGCTTTCGCAATGACGCTGGCGCTCATCGCCGCGCCCGCTCCCATCTCGGCCGCGCCCGCTGTCGTCGCAGATCCGGCCGCGTTTGTCGATCCGCTTATCGGCACGTCCGGCAACGGCTACGATGGAGCGATCGACACGTTTCCCGGCGCCGACGCGCCCTTCGGCATGGTGCAGTGGAGCCCAGACACGCCATCGCAGCCGGCAGGCGGCGGATACAACTATAGCGATTCGGCCATCACCGGATTTAGTCTGACGCACCTGAGCGGTCCGGGCTGTAACGTATTCGGCGACGCCGGCATCCTTCCGATGATCGGACCTGTGACGGCTCCCGCAGCGGCGACCCAGGCGTTCTCGCACGCATCGGAGATCGCATCACCTGGCTACTATGAGATCCGTGTCGGTATGCCGAGCGTCCGCGTCCAGCTGACCGCGACGTCGCGCACCGGCCTCGGCCGCTTCACGTTCCCACCGTCGCCGCAAGCCGATATCCTTGTCAATGCGTCGTCGAATCAGAACGGCGTCTCGACGTCCGACGTGCGCGTCTCGAGCTCGACGGAGATCGTCGGCTCGGCGTCGAGCGGATGGTTCTGCGGCATGCCGGGAACGTACACAGTCTACTTCGTGCTCGACTTCGATCGTCCGTTCGCGGCGCACGGCACGTGGCTTGCGAAGACGATCAACACAGGCGCGGACGAAGCGAACGGTATCGGCTCGGGCGCGTGGGTGTCTTTCGATACGACCGTCAATCCGACCGTCAATGTCAGGGCTGCACTTTCGTGGGTGAGCGTCGACGGTGCTCGCGCGAATCTACGCGCCGAGGCGCACTCGTGGGATGTCGACGCGGTCCGCGCCTCGACCCATCGGGCATGGGATAGCGAACTTGGCCGCGTCCTTGTCGGCGGCGGCACCGACCTTCAGCGCCGCGTGTTCTACACCGCGCTCTATCACGCGATGCTCCATCCGAACATCTACAGTGACTCGGACGGCCACTATCGCGGATTCGACGGTCGAGTTCACTTCGTCGATCGCGGTCACGTCGAATACGCGACGTTTTCCGGATGGGATATCTACAGGACCGAAGTGCCGTTGCTCGCGATGCTCGAGCCCGTTCGCACGAGTGACATGATGCGATCGCTCGTCCATGCGGCTGCGCAAAGCGGCTGGCTGCCGAAGTGGTCGCTCGTCAACGCGGAGACGGCGGTCATGGGCGGCGATCCGTCCGATCCGATCATCGCCGGCGCGTACGCGTTTGGAGCGCGCGATTTCGACGCACGCGCTGCGCTTAGCGCGATGGTGAAGGGCGCGACGCGTTCGGGTGGCCCGCTGGGGCAAGGTTGGTATGTCGAACGCCCAGGTCTTGACGAGTATCTTTCGCGCGGTTACGTCGTCAACGATCATACGACGAACGTCGCCCCGCTCGCGAACGGCGCGTCGCTCACGCTCGAATATTCTCTCGACGACTATTCCATCTCACAGCTCGCGCGCTCGCTCGGCGATTCGCAGACCGCGTCGGTGATGGCCGCGCGTTCCGAGAACTGGACGAATCTCTTCGACGGCTGGAGCGGACTCATCACGCCGCGCGACCGTGACGGGGCGTTCGAGCGCGCGCCGCTCACCGAGAACGGGCAGAGCGGTTTTCAAGAGGGAACGGCAGCGCAATACACGTGGATGGTGCCGCAGGGTTATTCGGCGCTCATCGATGGGCTTGGCGGCCGCGAGCGCGCGGTCGCGGCGCTCGACGCGTTCTTCACGCAGATCGACGCCGGCCAAGCCGAACCGTATGCGTGGATGGGCAATGAGCCGAGCATCGGCAGCCCGTGGGCGTATCTCGCCGCCGGTGCGCCCTGGAAAGCGCAATCGGTCATCCGCGATGTCATGACGCAGTTGTGGGGCGACACGCCGGATGGCATTCCGGGCAACGACGATCTCGGCACGATGAGCGCCTGGTACGTATGGTGCGCTCTCGGGTTGTATCCGCAAGATATCGCGGCGCCTGTGCTCGATCTCGGCACGCCGCTTTTCCCGTATGCACGCGTGCGCGTGCCGCACGGCGCGGCGATCGACGTCATCGCACCGGGCGCATCTGCCGATGCCGCGTATGTGAGGTCGGTGCGCTTCGATGGCGCGCCATGGACGCGAAGCTGGGTCATGTTCGACGCCTCTAAGCCGCTGCGGCTTCTCGTGGCCGCGAGCGCGACACCGAATCGGTACTGGGCAAGCGCACTGTCCGACGCGCCGCCGTCGTATGCCGCCGGCTCACCGAAGTTCCCGGCGTTCACCGCGTCGTCGCTCATGCAGCCGGCGCCGGCGGAGTTATTGCTAATGGCCGGCACGTCGGCGTCGTTCAGATTCGCCGTCGACAACGCGAGCACGACGCCTGATACGATCGCGTGGACGGCGCAGGCACTAGACCCGTTGACGATTTCGCCTTTGAGCGGTCACCTCGACGCTGCAGCAGCTGCCGCAAGCTCGGTGAACGCGACCGTCTCGGTGGCGCCACGCACGCCGAGCGGACTGTACGATTTCTCGATTTCTGGTGTATCGGCGAGCGGCGCTGCGCTCGCGCATGTCACCGGTGTCGTCCGAGTCATCGGTCCCGGCGATCGAGCCCCTGCGCTCGCGTACGTGTCGAACTTCTTCGACAATGAGATCGCACCGTTCGATCCGCGCACGCACGCGGTCGGTCAGCCGATCGTCGTCGGCGAGCTGCCGCGCGAGGTCGCGATCAGCCCCGATGGGCGTCGGGTCTACGCGAGCGACAACGGCGCGAACCAGGTGAGCGTCATCGACACGGCGTCGCAGTCGGTCATAGCGACGGTCCCCGTCGGCCGATCGCCGTGGGGCGTGCGGGTGTCGCCGGACAGCTCGACCGTTTGGGTCGCCAACGGCGCCGACAACACGATCGTGCCGATCGACGCGACGACGTATGTCGTCGGCAAGGCGATCGCGGTCGGACAGAATCCCGAGGACATCGCGATCTCGCCGGACGGCTCCATACTGTGGGTCGTCGACGTCAATTCGGGCGACGTGACGCCGGTCGACACGCGCACGGAGACGCCGCTCGCGCCGATCATCGTCGGAGCGCATCCGCGCGGCATCGCGATCTCACCAGACGGTCGCCGGTTATTCATCAGCGATTTCGCGGGCAATGACGTCACGCCGATCGACACCGCGACGCGCAAGCCGGGGCCGCCGATCCCGGTCGGCGTGGCGCCGAGGGGGCTCGTCGTCTCGCCCGACAATCGGACCCTCTACGTCGCCGACTTCGGGTCGAACGAGGTGTCACGCATCGATCTGACGACGATGACCGCGCTTGCGCCTATTCCGGCAGGGCTCGATCCGGTGGCAGTCGGCCTTGATGCTTCGGGTTCGACGCTCTTCGTCGTCGATCAAGACGACAATGACTGTTTGCCGATCGATCTAGCAACGCTGCGTGCCGGTGCGCCGATCCCGCTCGGCGACCGTCCGATGAGCTTCGCCCGCTAG
- the tyrS gene encoding tyrosine--tRNA ligase — MTTNPRAQVEALCRRCVDVVTREDLERRIAAGKPLKVKLGIDPSGPMLHLGHAVVLRQLRDFQDFGHEAILVVGDFTAQIGDPTGRLNARKPRTREEIESDMRSYAQQASAIIDIARTRVVYNSEWLSKLTLADIMGLVAKTTVARMLERDDFSKRYAEGSPIGLNEFLYPFAVAYDSVVLDADVELGGNEQLFNLLMGRRLQDDLGKPPQICMTLPILEGTDGVQRMGKSLNNFIALGDEPNDMFGKVMSVPDGLLERYWTLTTTASDEEIAQQLAAGPRDAKVALAAAIVTLYWGHEAARSAREHFERTVVNKELPDEVRELTLTADDSSANVSKLLVLAGFAPSNREAQRLVSQGAVKIDGIRVDDARHTESSWDGKVLQKGNHQFVRLSARPR, encoded by the coding sequence ATGACAACGAACCCGCGCGCGCAAGTCGAAGCGCTTTGCCGCCGCTGCGTCGACGTCGTTACGCGAGAGGACCTCGAGCGTCGGATCGCGGCCGGCAAGCCGCTCAAAGTGAAGCTCGGCATCGACCCTTCGGGGCCGATGCTCCATCTCGGGCACGCGGTCGTTCTGCGCCAGCTCCGCGATTTCCAAGACTTCGGCCACGAGGCGATCCTCGTCGTCGGCGATTTCACCGCGCAGATCGGCGACCCGACCGGGCGGCTCAATGCGCGCAAGCCGCGCACGCGCGAAGAGATCGAGTCCGACATGCGCTCGTATGCGCAGCAGGCGTCGGCCATCATCGACATCGCGCGGACGCGCGTCGTCTACAACAGCGAGTGGCTGTCGAAGCTGACCTTGGCCGACATCATGGGGCTCGTCGCGAAGACGACCGTCGCCCGCATGCTCGAACGAGACGACTTCTCGAAGCGCTACGCAGAAGGGTCGCCGATCGGCCTCAACGAGTTCCTCTATCCATTCGCGGTCGCGTACGACTCGGTCGTGCTCGACGCGGACGTCGAACTCGGCGGCAACGAGCAGCTGTTCAACCTGCTCATGGGCCGGCGGCTGCAAGACGATCTGGGCAAGCCGCCGCAGATCTGCATGACGCTGCCGATCCTCGAAGGGACCGACGGCGTCCAGCGGATGGGCAAAAGCCTGAACAACTTCATCGCGCTCGGCGACGAGCCGAACGACATGTTCGGCAAGGTCATGTCCGTGCCAGACGGCTTGCTGGAGCGTTATTGGACGCTGACGACGACGGCGAGCGACGAAGAGATCGCACAGCAGCTCGCTGCCGGACCCCGCGACGCGAAGGTCGCGCTCGCGGCGGCGATCGTGACGCTCTATTGGGGCCACGAGGCGGCGCGGAGCGCCCGCGAGCATTTCGAGCGCACGGTCGTCAACAAAGAGCTGCCGGATGAGGTCCGAGAGCTCACCCTGACCGCAGACGATTCGAGCGCGAACGTTTCGAAGCTGCTCGTGCTCGCCGGCTTCGCACCGTCGAATCGCGAAGCGCAGCGGCTCGTCTCGCAGGGCGCAGTGAAGATCGACGGCATCCGTGTGGATGACGCGCGTCACACCGAGTCCTCTTGGGACGGCAAGGTGCTGCAAAAGGGCAATCACCAGTTCGTCCGCCTATCAGCAAGACCGCGTTAA
- a CDS encoding endonuclease MutS2 translates to MNGPGERFGEATLATLEFPQVIEQIAAYATCDPGGGSVRALRPYPDRAQAEEDLRLVDDGVSMFQAGTEFAFGGAVDVADALDRAEVGGVLGGVELRDIARSERALATATTKIKKYSDGRPKDADPRSTSQREKGAVEIHLDRRGLAVLADQRADTAALIRRLETAVDGDGALTDAASSELARLRRQQRSLSDDIRKRVDSIVRDASTAKLLTEAIVTTRGGRYVVPVRADAAGQFSGVVHGQSASGATVYVEPMACVEANNRLRGLEAEEERETQRVLAELSALVSGHVEALRSNGALVARLDSIGSRARWAVATRAIAPRLIEARSVRIAHGRHPLLRRAAVPLDVEVGRDADAVVISGPNMGGKTVVLKTIGLFCVLAHSGIPLPASAGTEIGEFDHIACIIGDEQSIANNLSSFAAHLRALRAAIERAGPRSLVLVDEIGSGTEPGAGAALAQACVEALLAAGARVVVTTHYAQLKVFAASRDRVANASMLFDAATHEPTYLLAMGVPGQSLAFALADSIGMDATIVRRAETLQGEDAQRLERAFANLAEERERLHEQSAAAERELDRLRGVETELRERVAAAEKERQSFERRASEALDRAAQTVRDELIARAERSESDARRQRTGTNVDATDAIRRTMADIRRSLGLDQSAPASAAPNAYSVGDRVYVRTFGQTGIVSEVFERDVLVTMGSVKAVVSRADLTRDPAVTTKQGASGTRATSLQHAESRVASLDASTSIDVRGMRVDEAMPIVDKALDDASLAGLTTLRVIHGKGTGQLGRGIRDFLKGHAQVQAAAFAPDNEGGTGVTVITLR, encoded by the coding sequence GTGAACGGTCCGGGCGAGCGCTTCGGCGAAGCGACGCTCGCCACGCTCGAGTTCCCGCAAGTCATCGAGCAGATCGCGGCGTACGCGACGTGCGACCCGGGCGGTGGATCGGTGCGAGCGTTGCGGCCATATCCGGACCGCGCGCAGGCCGAAGAAGATCTCCGGCTCGTCGACGACGGCGTTTCCATGTTCCAAGCCGGAACCGAGTTCGCATTCGGTGGAGCAGTCGATGTCGCCGACGCGCTCGACCGCGCTGAGGTCGGTGGTGTCCTGGGAGGCGTCGAGCTGCGCGATATCGCGCGTTCTGAACGCGCCCTCGCGACCGCGACCACAAAGATCAAGAAGTATTCCGACGGGCGACCGAAAGACGCCGACCCACGCTCGACCTCGCAAAGAGAAAAGGGAGCGGTCGAGATTCATCTCGACCGTCGCGGCCTTGCAGTTTTGGCTGATCAACGCGCGGATACCGCAGCTTTAATCCGTCGCCTCGAAACCGCCGTCGACGGCGACGGCGCACTGACCGACGCCGCATCGTCCGAACTCGCGCGTCTGCGCCGCCAACAGCGCTCCCTCTCGGACGACATCCGAAAACGCGTCGACTCGATCGTCCGCGATGCCTCGACCGCCAAACTGCTGACCGAGGCGATCGTGACGACGCGGGGCGGGCGATACGTCGTGCCGGTTCGGGCCGACGCCGCCGGGCAGTTCTCGGGCGTCGTCCACGGACAGTCCGCATCGGGAGCGACCGTTTACGTCGAGCCGATGGCGTGCGTCGAGGCGAACAATCGCCTGCGAGGGCTCGAGGCAGAGGAAGAGCGCGAGACGCAGCGCGTGCTCGCTGAGTTGTCCGCGCTCGTCAGCGGACACGTCGAGGCGCTCCGCTCGAATGGCGCACTCGTCGCGCGGCTCGACTCGATCGGCTCGCGAGCGCGCTGGGCGGTCGCGACGCGCGCGATCGCACCCCGGCTTATCGAGGCGAGGAGCGTCCGCATCGCGCATGGTCGCCATCCGCTGCTGCGTCGCGCGGCCGTACCGCTCGACGTCGAGGTAGGACGCGATGCCGACGCCGTCGTCATCTCCGGGCCGAACATGGGCGGCAAGACCGTCGTGCTCAAGACGATCGGTCTGTTCTGCGTTCTCGCGCACTCCGGCATCCCGCTGCCGGCGAGCGCCGGCACCGAGATCGGCGAATTCGATCACATCGCGTGCATCATCGGCGACGAGCAATCGATCGCGAACAACCTGTCGTCGTTCGCCGCGCACCTGCGAGCCTTGCGTGCGGCCATCGAGCGCGCCGGCCCGCGGTCCCTCGTCCTCGTCGACGAGATCGGCAGCGGCACCGAGCCCGGCGCGGGTGCTGCGCTCGCGCAAGCGTGCGTCGAGGCGCTCCTAGCGGCCGGCGCACGGGTCGTCGTGACGACACACTACGCGCAGCTCAAGGTGTTCGCGGCTTCGCGCGATCGCGTCGCGAACGCGTCGATGCTCTTCGACGCGGCTACACACGAACCGACGTACTTGCTCGCGATGGGCGTTCCGGGCCAAAGCCTCGCGTTCGCGCTTGCGGACTCGATCGGTATGGACGCGACGATCGTCCGGCGAGCCGAGACGCTCCAAGGCGAAGATGCGCAACGACTCGAGCGTGCTTTCGCAAATCTCGCCGAGGAGCGCGAACGCCTGCACGAGCAGTCGGCGGCGGCGGAGCGCGAACTCGACCGGCTCCGCGGCGTCGAAACGGAGCTCCGCGAACGCGTCGCGGCCGCCGAGAAGGAGCGCCAGTCGTTCGAACGCCGCGCATCCGAAGCGCTCGATCGCGCCGCTCAAACCGTCCGCGACGAGCTCATCGCGAGGGCCGAGCGCAGCGAGAGCGATGCGCGCCGCCAGCGTACGGGAACGAACGTCGATGCGACGGACGCGATACGCCGCACGATGGCCGACATCCGGCGTAGTCTCGGTCTCGACCAGAGCGCGCCGGCGAGCGCCGCGCCGAACGCGTACAGCGTCGGCGATCGCGTCTACGTGAGGACGTTCGGCCAGACGGGCATCGTCAGCGAAGTCTTCGAGCGCGACGTGCTTGTGACGATGGGTTCGGTGAAGGCGGTGGTCTCGCGGGCGGATCTGACGCGCGATCCGGCGGTGACGACGAAGCAAGGCGCAAGCGGGACTCGTGCGACGTCGCTGCAGCATGCGGAGTCGCGCGTGGCGTCGCTCGACGCGTCGACCTCGATCGATGTCCGCGGCATGCGGGTCGACGAGGCGATGCCGATCGTCGACAAGGCACTCGATGACGCGAGCCTCGCGGGTCTTACGACTTTGCGCGTCATCCATGGCAAGGGAACGGGGCAGCTCGGCCGCGGCATCCGCGATTTCCTCAAAGGTCACGCGCAGGTACAGGCTGCCGCGTTCGCGCCCGACAACGAGGGCGGCACCGGCGTCACCGTCATCACGCTCCGCTAG